In Helicobacter colisuis, one genomic interval encodes:
- the rpsO gene encoding 30S ribosomal protein S15 yields the protein MAQDSAKKREITSAFARNPKDTGSVEVQVALLSDRIKTLTEHLKVNKKDHSSRLGLRKIVSHRKRLLSYLKGKDFKRYATLIEKLGLKDRG from the coding sequence ATGGCTCAAGATTCGGCGAAAAAAAGAGAAATTACTTCTGCTTTTGCTAGAAATCCTAAAGACACAGGCTCAGTTGAAGTGCAAGTGGCACTTTTAAGCGATAGAATTAAAACCTTAACAGAACATTTAAAGGTGAATAAAAAAGATCACTCTAGTCGTTTAGGTTTAAGAAAAATTGTTTCTCACAGAAAAAGATTGCTTAGCTACCTTAAAGGAAAAGATTTCAAGCGCTATGCGACTCTTATTGAAAAGCTAGGATTAAAAGATAGAGGTTAA